The genomic stretch CGAGCCACTCCTGCTCGCGCCGGAGTTTGTTCCAAGCGTGGAGGCGTCCGGCGTCGAGATCGCCTGATGCGAGGGCGCTGCGAACGGCGCAACCGGGCTCGCCGCGGTGCGTGCAATCGGAGAACCGACACGAGGCCGCGAGTGCAGCCAAGTCGGAGAAGGTTTCGTCGATGCCCTCGCTCACGTCCCACATGCCGACCTCGCGGAGACCTGGTGTATCCAGAATCAGGGCACCGCAGGGCAGGGGGATCAACTCGCGACTCACGGTGGTGTGGCGACCGAGGCTGTTGTCGTCACGGCGCGCGCCGGTGAGTTGGCGATCCGCGCCGAACAGGCGGTTGACGAGCGTGGACTTGCCGACCCCGGACGAGCCCAGGACTGCGACCGTGCGGCCGGGTGCGAGATGTGGCGCGAGCGCGTCGCAACCCGTTTCGTGCAGCGCGCTCACGAGGAGGACTTCCGCGCCCGGAGCATGGCGGGCGACTTCCGCACGCGCGGCGGCCGGGTCGGCGCACAGGTCGAGTTTGTTCAACACGACCACGGGAGCGGCTCCGCTCTCCCACGTGACCGCGAGGAGACGCTCGAGGCGACGCAGGTTGAAGTTCCCGTCGAGCGCCATGACGAGCAAGACCGTGTCGATGTTCGCGGCGAGCACTTGGGGTTCGGAGCGAGGTCCGGCCGCGCGACGAACGAATGCCGTCGACCGCGGCAGCACGGCGTGAATGTCGGCGATGCTCTCGCTTGTGCGAGGTTGCACCGCGACCCAATCTCCCGCGACCGGAAGGAGCGACCGATCGTGGGTTGCGTGGAGCAGACGCCCCGTGCACGAGCCGTCGAGTTCGCCGACGGCGGTGAGGAGGCGGTAGTGGTGTTTGTGTTGCACGGCCACTCGCGCTGCGAGCAGACCGGAAGCGGAGAACGTGGAGAAATGGGCGGCGAACGCGTCGTTCCACCCGAGGCTCGGAAGAGACATTGTCGGAAACGGAGAAGGAGTGTCGTCGATCGAAGGAAAGGGATCGCAGACGCGCGTCGTGGCACGGGTCCGCGCGGCCGCCGGCTCGATGCGGGCGACCGCGAAAACGAAAAAGCCGCCCCACGCGGGACGGCT from Opitutales bacterium ASA1 encodes the following:
- the rsgA_2 gene encoding ribosome small subunit-dependent GTPase A codes for the protein MSLPSLGWNDAFAAHFSTFSASGLLAARVAVQHKHHYRLLTAVGELDGSCTGRLLHATHDRSLLPVAGDWVAVQPRTSESIADIHAVLPRSTAFVRRAAGPRSEPQVLAANIDTVLLVMALDGNFNLRRLERLLAVTWESGAAPVVVLNKLDLCADPAAARAEVARHAPGAEVLLVSALHETGCDALAPHLAPGRTVAVLGSSGVGKSTLVNRLFGADRQLTGARRDDNSLGRHTTVSRELIPLPCGALILDTPGLREVGMWDVSEGIDETFSDLAALAASCRFSDCTHRGEPGCAVRSALASGDLDAGRLHAWNKLRREQEWLDRRENHQAAAATKRTMKARNMAMRRHTRLFGEP